CATGGATGTTCCCAGCATTGGCTGGGCAGCGCACCCGTTAACCTATGACAATGCGCCCACTTGTACCGCTTCCCATCAAGCCGATTGCGTGAAGAGTTGGGGGCAATGCAACACCAATATTGTGCCGGGCAGTTGTAGCGCCATCAGCACCAACGAATGTTGCGACTGGATCACCACCGGCGGTGACGGCTCAGGTTATTGCAAAGATGACAATTACACCTGTTCGACAGTCATCGAAAAGTGCAAACACACCGTCTGCGATACCGTTGAGGGTGCTCCCACCTACAAATCCCCGATTCAATACAGTTGCCAAGCCAATTACTTGGTCTTAATGTCGGATGGCAAGCCCGAATACCCCTATTTTCCCGGCTTGGGGGATACGGACGGCACGCGCTATTACCCGCCTTCCGTGAAAAATCTAGCGATGAGTGATTTCAACCCCATGCCCGCGCCCGATTGGACGACTTACTTCACCGGCCTGATTGCCGCCAATAACAGCCAAATCAAAGTAGCGCCGCCATTGCAGGATTATCTGGGGGCTGCCGCCAACAATTGTGGCACGACTGCCGCCGCACCGCGCGGTTACAACAGCGGGCGTTGTGGGCCAGAATTAACCCGCTGGTTGGCGGACACGGATCACAGCAGCACCTTGGAAGGCAAGCAAAAGGTGGAAACCTACACCGTCGCCTTTGCGCTAGGCGATGAGCCAACCGGTACCGCCTACTTGAGTGATTTAGCAACCAAAGAAGACGGCGCATTTACCGCCGACAACGCGGAGGAATTAGCCGGTGCATTCAAAGCGATTCTAAGTTCCATCAGCAAAGCCTCGTCATCGTTCAGTTCCCCCACGTATGCCATCGACACCAAAAACATGTTGGCACACAGCGATGAAGTCTACATTCCAATGTTTGACCGCAGTAGCACGGCGGTGTGGTCAGGCAATTTGAAAAAATTCGCCCGCACCGTGGATGGTAAAATCGTCGGCGGAACGCTAATACGTGATGATGAAAACCGCGTAACGGGTGGTGATCCGGTGGTGAATGACAAGGGCGAGTTTTTGGATACGGCGGATGATTTGTGGGGGCCACCCAGTGGTTCCGATGTTACCAGTGGTGGCGCTGCCAGCCAGTTACCTGCGCCGGATAGCCGCAATTTGTACACCGATGTGAGTATTGACAGCGATTTGACTGATGCGAAAAACGCTCTGTCTACTAGCAATACCGACAATTTAACCGATGGTAAATTGCTGGGTTTGCCCGAAAATCCGGCGGAAAAGGTCAAATATTGGCTGCCTGACGCCGACGGTGATGGTACCAGTTGTTTAGGCTATTACACGGACTGCGACGGTAAAAAACACATTGTTTTGGGTAATTACGAAACCAAAGTCGGCTGTATCACGATTTCCAGTGTAGCCATTACCTGTCCCGCGACCGATTATTTGACAGACCCTGAGCGCGACACCCTGATTAACTTTGCACGGGGTGAAATGGATGACCCCACTAGCAGTGACCCGGCGGTGACGATTCCGCGTAAACAAATGGGGGATATGCTGAATAGCAAGCCTTTGGTGGTGGATTACGGTGATGGCGAGCAGCGCATTTTCGCGGCGACTAATGAAGGTTTCTTGCACTCCATCAATACAGCGGATGGCGAAGAACAATGGGCCTTCATGCCGAAAAATTTGCTGCCCAACATTAAAACCTTTATGGAAAATCTACCGACCAAAGACCACGTTTACGGCATTGATGGCCCGCTAACCTTGTGGAATTACGACACGAATATGGACGGTGAACTCAAAGCCACCGACGGCGATAAGCGCGTCTTGTTCTTTGGGTTGCGGCGTGGGGGCAAAGCTTATTACGCCTTGGATATTACCAACCCCGATAGCCCGTTAATTTTGTGGAAAAAAGACAATACCCTCACGGTTGACGATAACGCTTGGAATGAATTGGGCGAAACTTGGTCGAAACCTTCCTTGGCAAAAATGCGTATTGGCAGCTCGACCTCCAGTCAAGTACGCAATGTTTTGGTCTTCGGCGCGGGTTACGATGCCTCCAAAGATGCTGAAACCGGTCGCCAACCCGACCAAATCGGCAATGACGTCATGATTGTGGATGCCTTAACCGGTGAACTGCACTGGTCATTGCAACGCGATGTCTACGGTGGAAACGCAGCTACTAATCCGGTCAAACACAGTGTCCCCGGTGATATTCGGGTCTTGGATATGGATCGCAACGGCACACTCGACCGGCTGTATTTCGCGGACACCGGCGGCAATTTGTGGCGCGTGGATATGGATCACGATTTGCGTGACAGCGACCCGGATATGTACAACTACGATGACGCAGTTCTCACCAAAATTGCGGAATTGGGTGAAAACGGCGATCACGGCACGGATACCCGCAAGTTCTTTTACGAACCCGATACTGCACTGATTCAACACAATGGCAAAGTACACATGACGATTTCCTTGGGCAGCGGCTACCGCACGCACCCTTTGAATACCAACACCGAAGACCGTTTCTACGTGTTGATGGAACCGAATGTGTACAACGAACCGCCAGCCGATTTCGTGACGCTGACTAACACCGATTTGGTGAATGCTAAAACCGGTTTCACTGATCCGAACGATAATTTGCTCAACGGCACGCACAAAGGTTGGTATTACGACTTCACGCACAAAGGTGAAAAAGTACTCGCGCCTGCGGTTACATTCCTCAACAAAGTCGTCTTTACCACGTTTGTGCCGGTGGATGAAGCTGGGCAAGAACCGCCGGATGACCCATGCATCGTTCCCCCCAACAGCGCCCGCGCTTATGTGCTGGATTTGTTCACCGGCAAAGCCGTTGCTGACCTTGACCGCGACAGCGCGACAGGCAACAGTGGCAAAGATGAATTTGTGGTGGCAGGTTTCAACGAAATCTTGGATGCCGCCAAAATCATCTTCCGTATGCCCAGTGCTGCGGATGGGGGTGATTGTGCCGCCGGTGATTGCCAACAAACGGTGGAAATTCGAGTCGGTAAGCTAGAAATGCCGATCTTGGATGAAAGCAATCACGAACCCGGCACCGGTATCGGTGGCGTAACGGGCAGCGTTGATTTGACTGACATTTTACCGCGTATGTTCTGGTTGGATCACAATGTGACTGACTAGGCCGCCAGCCATTGCCCTAAACTAACCCGATCGTTGCCTGCTAAATCCGGTAGGCAGCGTACTTGTTGGAAGCCCGCTATTTGCAGCAGTGTTGTAACCGCTGTTCCCTGATTGTAGCCGTGTTCTAGCAGCAACCAGCCGCCGTGTGTCAACCAATGCGGCGCGGTTTGCACAATGTGGCGAATGTCATCCAGCCCGTCTTGCCCCGCAGTGAGCGCGGTTAGCGGTTCAAAGCGCACATCGCCTTGTGTCAGGTGCGGGTCGTTGGTTTCGATATAGGGCGGGTTGGAAACAATGACAGCAAAGCGTTGTGGCGATAGATTGCTGAACCAGTCGGATTGGATAAATTGCACGGTGTGAATGTGATTGCTGTGAGCGTTTTCTGTGGCAACGGCTAAGGCGGCGGCAGAAAAGTCGCAGGCGGTGATATTGAGGTCAGGGCGTTCGCTGGCGAGGCTTAAGGCGATTGCGCCAGTGCCAGTGCCTAGGTCTAAAGCGCTGACGCGCTGACCCCTCACCCCCAGCCCCTCTCCCTCAAGGGGCGAGGGGAGCAAAGAAAGAGTGGTTTCGACGAGCAGTTCGGTTTCGGGGCGGGGGATTAGGGTGTCGGGCGTAACTTTTAGGTTAAGCGTCCAGAATTCGCGTTGTCCTGTGAGGTGCGCAATGGGTACGCCGCGTATACGTTCCGTCAGCAATTGTTGAAATGCTGCTTCAGCTTCTGGCTCGATCCGTTTTTCAGGCCATGTCATCAACCAAGTGCGCGATTTTTGCAGGCAATGTGCCAGCAAAATTTCCGCATCCGCCCGCGCCGATTCCGATGTGCTGGTTAATTGCTTCGCCGCTTCCCGTAAAATGTCCCGAATTCTTGCTCCCTGCCCCCCTTGCGGGGGAAGGGCTGGGGAAGGGGGGTTCTTCTCACTCATCCGCCAACGCCGCTAACTGATCGGCTTGATACTCATTAATCAGCGGCTCAATCACCTGATCAACGTTACCCACTAAGATTTCATCCAACTTATACAACGTCAGGTTAATGCGGTGATCGGTGACGCGCCCCTGCGGAAAGTTGTAAGTGCGGATGCGTTCGGAACGATCCCCAGACCCAACCAAGCTTTTGCGGGTTTCGGCTTGTTCAGCGGCTTGTTTTTGGCGTTCGCCTTCAAAAATGCGCGATTGCAACAGCCCCATCGCTTTGGCGCGGTTTTTGTGTTGCGAACGCTCTTCTTGGCATTCGACCACGATGCCGGTGGGAAGGTGGGTAATGCGGATAGCGGATTCGGTTTTATTGATGTGCTGCCCACCCGCCCCTGACGCGCGGTAGGTATCCACCTTCAAATCGGCCGGATTAATGTCGGTGGCTTCGACTTCATCCAGCTCTGGCATGACTGCAACCGTGGCAGCCGAGGTGTGAATCCGCCCCTGCGATTCGGTGGCAGGCACACGCTGCACCCGGTGTGCGCCGGATTCAAATTTCAGCCGTGAATACGCGCCTTGCCCAATGACGCGCGAAATGATTTCTTTGAAACCGCCGTGTTCGCCTTCGTTTTGGCTAATGATTTCCACCTGCCAGCGGCGGCTTTCGGCGTAACGCGCGTACATGCGGAACAAGTCTCCGGCGAAAATCGCGGCTTCATCCCCGCCCGTGCCTGCACGGATTTCGAGGAACACGTTGCTGTTATCGTGCGGGTCTTGCGGCAATAACAGTTTTTGCAGGTCGAGTTCGAGCGCGGCGCGACGGGCTTTGGCGGCTTCGATTTCTTCTTGTGCCATGTCGCGCATTTCGGGGTCGGCGAGCATTTCCTGTGCGGCTTCCATGTCGGC
The sequence above is drawn from the Thiothrix subterranea genome and encodes:
- a CDS encoding PilC/PilY family type IV pilus protein, which gives rise to MKKIRCSLRWLLLTAPLLFATVLMADETEIYFTDKSGEVAPNVLFVIDASGSMSQVVTGDADSRTRLQVLKSSFQEVMNTAPTNLNVGLMHYANHGLGEDYWWSSIKGANFPVSPIDAAVQPLIATHQSDDNLPNPATGTTVVREFLSSIVNSWEANGYTPIVDSLYEAARYFRGDTVEWGMDVPSIGWAAHPLTYDNAPTCTASHQADCVKSWGQCNTNIVPGSCSAISTNECCDWITTGGDGSGYCKDDNYTCSTVIEKCKHTVCDTVEGAPTYKSPIQYSCQANYLVLMSDGKPEYPYFPGLGDTDGTRYYPPSVKNLAMSDFNPMPAPDWTTYFTGLIAANNSQIKVAPPLQDYLGAAANNCGTTAAAPRGYNSGRCGPELTRWLADTDHSSTLEGKQKVETYTVAFALGDEPTGTAYLSDLATKEDGAFTADNAEELAGAFKAILSSISKASSSFSSPTYAIDTKNMLAHSDEVYIPMFDRSSTAVWSGNLKKFARTVDGKIVGGTLIRDDENRVTGGDPVVNDKGEFLDTADDLWGPPSGSDVTSGGAASQLPAPDSRNLYTDVSIDSDLTDAKNALSTSNTDNLTDGKLLGLPENPAEKVKYWLPDADGDGTSCLGYYTDCDGKKHIVLGNYETKVGCITISSVAITCPATDYLTDPERDTLINFARGEMDDPTSSDPAVTIPRKQMGDMLNSKPLVVDYGDGEQRIFAATNEGFLHSINTADGEEQWAFMPKNLLPNIKTFMENLPTKDHVYGIDGPLTLWNYDTNMDGELKATDGDKRVLFFGLRRGGKAYYALDITNPDSPLILWKKDNTLTVDDNAWNELGETWSKPSLAKMRIGSSTSSQVRNVLVFGAGYDASKDAETGRQPDQIGNDVMIVDALTGELHWSLQRDVYGGNAATNPVKHSVPGDIRVLDMDRNGTLDRLYFADTGGNLWRVDMDHDLRDSDPDMYNYDDAVLTKIAELGENGDHGTDTRKFFYEPDTALIQHNGKVHMTISLGSGYRTHPLNTNTEDRFYVLMEPNVYNEPPADFVTLTNTDLVNAKTGFTDPNDNLLNGTHKGWYYDFTHKGEKVLAPAVTFLNKVVFTTFVPVDEAGQEPPDDPCIVPPNSARAYVLDLFTGKAVADLDRDSATGNSGKDEFVVAGFNEILDAAKIIFRMPSAADGGDCAAGDCQQTVEIRVGKLEMPILDESNHEPGTGIGGVTGSVDLTDILPRMFWLDHNVTD
- the prmC gene encoding peptide chain release factor N(5)-glutamine methyltransferase; this translates as MSEKNPPSPALPPQGGQGARIRDILREAAKQLTSTSESARADAEILLAHCLQKSRTWLMTWPEKRIEPEAEAAFQQLLTERIRGVPIAHLTGQREFWTLNLKVTPDTLIPRPETELLVETTLSLLPSPLEGEGLGVRGQRVSALDLGTGTGAIALSLASERPDLNITACDFSAAALAVATENAHSNHIHTVQFIQSDWFSNLSPQRFAVIVSNPPYIETNDPHLTQGDVRFEPLTALTAGQDGLDDIRHIVQTAPHWLTHGGWLLLEHGYNQGTAVTTLLQIAGFQQVRCLPDLAGNDRVSLGQWLAA
- the prfA gene encoding peptide chain release factor 1 codes for the protein MKASILQKLEALSERYAEISALLGEPDVIGDQQQFRKLSIEYSQLEPVSQGFHAYQQTAADMEAAQEMLADPEMRDMAQEEIEAAKARRAALELDLQKLLLPQDPHDNSNVFLEIRAGTGGDEAAIFAGDLFRMYARYAESRRWQVEIISQNEGEHGGFKEIISRVIGQGAYSRLKFESGAHRVQRVPATESQGRIHTSAATVAVMPELDEVEATDINPADLKVDTYRASGAGGQHINKTESAIRITHLPTGIVVECQEERSQHKNRAKAMGLLQSRIFEGERQKQAAEQAETRKSLVGSGDRSERIRTYNFPQGRVTDHRINLTLYKLDEILVGNVDQVIEPLINEYQADQLAALADE